A DNA window from Helianthus annuus cultivar XRQ/B chromosome 15, HanXRQr2.0-SUNRISE, whole genome shotgun sequence contains the following coding sequences:
- the LOC110911269 gene encoding transcription factor MYB90 yields the protein MRPGGNTMVRKGPWTAEEDMLLKNYIQKYGEGKWHLVALNAGVNRCRKSCRLRWVNYLRPNIKRGDFQEDEVDLILRLHKLLGNRWSLIAGRIPGRTANDVKNYWNTNLRSRISREKHKVEPSQHATLLAIKPQPHTLMKTSNVYPCNGLHDTGNLITSSNNSKRLLSSPTLSEDMINEYLDREKEMDDKFGLSLRGFSIEGEGSNVAEQEDGHNSLFNFPIDDVIWDLVL from the exons ATGAGACCAGGTGGTAATACGATGGTTAGAAAAGGTCCATGGACAGCCGAAGAAGATATGCTTCTCAAGAACTATATACAGAAATATGGCGAAGGGAAATGGCACCTGGTAGCTCTTAACGCAG GTGTAAATCGATGTAGAAAAAGTTGTAGGTTGCGATGGGTAAATTACCTTCGCCCGAATATTAAACGAGGAGATTTTCAAGAAGATGAAGTTGACCTCATACTTAGGCTTCACAAGCTTCTGGGTAACAG ATGGTCACTTATTGCTGGGAGAATACCTGGAAGAACGGCTAATGATGTGAAAAACTATTGGAACACAAATCTTCGATCCCGTATAAGCCGAGAAAAACATAAAGTTGAACCATCACAACATGCCACGCTATTGGCTATTAAGCCGCAACCACATACCCTCATGAAAACATCAAATGTGTACCCTTGCAATGGACTTCATGACACGGGTAACCTAATAACATCATCAAATAACTCCAAAAGGTTACTCTCGTCTCCTACACTATCGGAAGACATGATCAACGAGTATTTGGATCGAGAGAAGGAAATGGACGACAAATTTGGATTGTCTTTGCGAGGTTTTTCTATTGAGGGGGAAGGATCAAATGTTGCCGAGCAAGAAGATGGCCATAACAGTTTATTTAATTT